A genomic region of Zalophus californianus isolate mZalCal1 chromosome 1, mZalCal1.pri.v2, whole genome shotgun sequence contains the following coding sequences:
- the DDA1 gene encoding DET1- and DDB1-associated protein 1 isoform X2 has protein sequence MTSVGCDLGSGRGFQDFLKGLPVYNKSNFSRFHADSVCKASNRRPSVYLPTREYPSEQIIVTEKTNILLRYLHQQWDKKNAAKKRDQEQVDLEGESSAPPRKVARTDSPDMHEDT, from the exons ATGACCTCGGTGGGGTGTGATCTTGGCTCTGGCAGAGGTTTCCAAG ATTTTTTGAAAGGACTGCCTGTCTACAACAAAAGCAATTTTAGTCGATTTCATGCTGACTCTGTGTGCAAAGCTTCG AACCGACGTCCCTCAGTCTACCTGCCCACGCGGGAGTACCCATCCGAACAGA TCATTGTGACAGAAAAGACAAACATCCTTTTGCGCTACTTACATCAGCAATGGGACAAAAAG AACGCCGCCAAGAAGAGAGACCAGGAGCAAGTGGACCTTGAGGGTGAGAGCTCGGCGCCCCCCCGCAAGGTCGCACGGACCGACAGCCCGGACATGCACGAGGACACTTAA